CATGAGGAGAGACCCTCCATCATCACGAACGATTGATCAGATCAATCAGCAGATCACCTGAAAGACTGACTGGAGTGTGAATGAGTTTATTCTGAGTGTGTCACTGCATGAGAGACACAGAGACAATGGACACGACTGTCACTTCTACAGTTTAAAATCTCTAGACACATATATTAGTATTCCAGAGAGACGTATGGTAAAATAATGATTTTGTGTTTAATAATTAGTCAAAATGTTCCTCTCGTTGTGTGATACGTTTGATGAAAATAATATGAATCAGATtcctcctgtctgtctgtctttttctctctgtctgtatgtccacatctgtctctctctctgtctgtctctccttcCATCCGTCTGTGTCTCTATCCATCcatttgtctgtctgtgtctgtctttaactctctctgtccatctgtccgtAAATCCACTGGTctcgatctctctctctgtccattcatctgtctgtctgtccacctCTCTCTtcatgtctgtctctctgtctctgtttgtctctttgtgtgtctgtctgtccaaccatctgtctgtgtgtctatgTCCATCTGTTCATCCGTCTCTGTGTCCacttctctctccatctctctctccatctgtctgtctgtctgtctctctctccatctgtctgtctgtctgtctctctgtctctgtctgtccaaccgtctctctgtctgtccgtctctgtctgtctgtctctgtctgtctgtctgtctgtcggtctctgtctgtccatctctgtctgtccatctctgtctgtctgtctctgtctgtctgtccgtctctctgtctgtccgtctctgtctgtctgtctctgtctgtctgtctgtctgtcggtctctgtctgtccatctctgtctgtccgtctctgtctgtctgtctctgtctgtctgtccgtctctctgtctgtccgtctctgtcgctgtctgtctctctgtctgtctgtctgtccatgtgtctgtctctgtctctccatctctctgtctctgtctctctctgtctctgtctgtctgcctctctgtctgtctctctgtctgtctgtctgtctctctgtctctctctgtctctctctctctgtctgtctgtctgtccatctgtctctctctctgtctgtctgtctctgtctgtctgtctgcctctctgtatctctctctctgtctctctgtctgtctgtctgtccatctctgtctgtctgtctctgtctgtctgtccgtctctctgtctgtccatctctgtctgtcggtctctgtctgtccatctctgtctgtctgtctctgtctgtctgtccgtctctctgtctgtccgtctctgtctgtcggtctctgtctgtccatctctgtctgtctgtctctgtctgtctgtccgtctctctgtctgtccgtctctgtctgtctgtctctgtctgtctgtccgtctctctgtctgtccgtctctgtctgtccgtctctgtcgctgtctgtctctctgtctgtctgtctgtccatgtgtctgtctctgtctctccatctctctgtctctgtctctctctgtctctgtctgtctgcctctctgtctgtctctctgtctgtctgtctgtctctctgtctctctctgtctctctctgtctctctctctctgtctgtctgtctgtccatctgtctctctctctgtctgtctgtctctgtctgtcgctgtctgtctgtctgcctctctgtatctctctctctgtctctctgtctgtctgtctgtctgtctcagctCGTATCAGGCGTTACTCAGACGTCATGGCTCTGCCGGACTCCTTCATTCAGAAGCAGCAGCTGGACGCATCAATGGCCGACACGTTTCTGGAGCATCTGTGTCTGCTGGACATCGATCAGGAGCCAATCACAGCGCGGAACACCAGCATCATCTGCACCATCGGTCAGGCACTCACAATACAATCATAATCATCAGAATTACATAACATATTTTCATCTGTATTTTTATATCTGACATTGAATTTGAGTGCATATTTACATTGAATCAGGTTTATTTTTTCCCtgagaatcaaacccatgaccaaGGTGTTACTAATGCCTGTTTAACTTTCTGAGCTACAGgtaaacctattttattattttttttatcttaccatttaaaaaaaggcCCCGCCTCCCGCTCCGTCACCAAACTGCAGGAGATGGTGAAGGCCGGTATGGAAATCGCCAGACTGAACTTCTCTCATGGCTctcatgaggtgtgtgtgtgtgtgtgtgtgtgcgtgtgtttgtgtgtgtgtgtgcgtgcgtgcgtgcgtgcgtgcgagaggtggtgttggcgcagtggataaaacacatgcctttggtgtgagagacccgggttcgaatccactgtgagacaccaatgtgtccctgagcaagacacttaacccctcgttgctccagaggcgtgcgacctctgacatatatagcaattgtaagtcgctttggataaaagcgtcagctaagtGAATAAAACGTCTCTCTATGACACATCTACAGCGTCTCACACGTGTCTCTTCTAGTATCACGGAGAGACGATCCGTAACATCCGTAAGGCAGTGGAGACGTTGACCTCTGACCCACTGTACTACAGGCCTGTGGCCATCGCTTTGGACACCAAAGGACCGGAGATCCGCACCGGCCTGGTGAAAGGGGTACGACTGACCTGAGTAGAGGAGTGTGTGTCTGATAGTGAGTTAgaaaatcagtgtgtgtgtgtgtgtgtgtgggtgagacaGTCTGCAGATGCTGAGGTGGTGCTGGACCGAGGAGCGACGGTTCGGCTGGTGACCGCAGAAGTGGATCGTGATAAGACGGACGGGTCGGTGATCTGGATGGACTATCCCAGCCTGCCCCGTGTGCTCAAGAAAGGAAGCAGGGTATTCATTGATGACGGCCTCCTCGCTCTCAAAGTCCTGGAAATTGGTACAGCAAACAAATATCAGATCATGatcacaattaaaatacattGAGATTAAAGAAATTAGTTTTCATAGATTTATTGCATTTCCTGACAAATGAGGCTTAAAACCagtataaattaaattcaatacaataaatgctttttcaagtatttaattaaataatcaaagtataatttaataattaatacttgAAATTACATAATACTGTATGTAATTAAAATGCTTTCAAATAATAGTTaccatttaaattacaattttttttaattaattattagtaaAGAGAATgagaatattttttattgctctactgaaaattgtcatttaatAGCTTCGTTAATATGCTAtataatatgctttatttttatctttattttttttttatacataaaataatttctcagttttctttattttttgcagtggTATTTCCTgcatttgttattgtttgtttgttttttctttgtggtCTTGAGGTGCAAAAGCTTATATATTACTATCAAATTGTGATATTTGGATATCACTAACGATTTGTTGAATCAGTAATTCTGATTCTGGAAAGTTTAAAACCAACCTATTCCAAAAATACATCAGATTTCATTGTCTGATTGCTGCAGATGTCTTAGATTGCTCCTCCAGCTACAGTCCTCAAATTTAAAACAAGTCATACAAGGATAATAAAATCAAACTAAATCATTAGCAGATTTCATGATGCATCAGATTCTTTGGTCATAAATGAATCAGGTTTTTTTCACCCTGATGCATAAAGTGTTTCTGGTCTCCTGAACTCTTCTTCTGTCAGGTGAGACGTGGGTGGAGGCTCGAGTTGAGAACGGTGGTATTCTGGGTAGTCGTAAAGGTGTAAATCTGCCGGGTGCGGAGCTGGTGAATCTGCCGGCGGTGAGCGACCGCGATCGATCTGACCTGCTGTTCGGTGTCCAGCAGGACGTGGACATCATCTTCGCCTCCTTCATCCGCTCGGCCGAGGATGTGAGGGCCGTGAGAGAGGCGCTGGGAGCCAGAGGACAGAACATCAAAATCATCAGCAAAGTGGAGAGCAGACAGGGAGTTCAGAAGTGAGACTCAGATTCAACACACAGATCCACATTCTTCCACACACTTCCACACACTTTTACACTCTTACACACGCTTCAAGAGACTTCAAGACGCTTCAGCATGCTTCTTAATGCTTCTGCACGCTACCACACACTTCTTCACAGGTCGACTCCCTTCCACACACTTCCAGATGCTGTCACATGCTCTCCATGTCTCCTCACACCTCATCATTTCTCACCGTAGTTTCGAGGAGATCCTGAAGGAGAGCGATGGCATCATGGTGGCTCGTGGAGACCTGGGCATCGA
The nucleotide sequence above comes from Carassius gibelio isolate Cgi1373 ecotype wild population from Czech Republic chromosome B16, carGib1.2-hapl.c, whole genome shotgun sequence. Encoded proteins:
- the LOC127975300 gene encoding pyruvate kinase PKM isoform X1 encodes the protein MSLSLQVALQEISVSPEVLSSGWRLLQLGTHSARIRRYSDVMALPDSFIQKQQLDASMADTFLEHLCLLDIDQEPITARNTSIICTIGPASRSVTKLQEMVKAGMEIARLNFSHGSHEYHGETIRNIRKAVETLTSDPLYYRPVAIALDTKGPEIRTGLVKGSADAEVVLDRGATVRLVTAEVDRDKTDGSVIWMDYPSLPRVLKKGSRVFIDDGLLALKVLEIGETWVEARVENGGILGSRKGVNLPGAELVNLPAVSDRDRSDLLFGVQQDVDIIFASFIRSAEDVRAVREALGARGQNIKIISKVESRQGVQNFEEILKESDGIMVARGDLGIEIPAEKVFIAQKMMIGRCNSAGKPVICATQMLESMVHHTRPTRAESSDVANAVLDGADCVMLSGETAKGHFPVEAVAMMHSICREAEAAIFHQQLFEELRRLTPLSSDPTEVTAIGAVESSFKCCAGAIITLTTSGRSAHLLSRYRPRCPIIAVTRNVQVARQSQLLRGVFPALFRAPPADVWADDVDNRVTFAMDIGKARGFFSAGDMVIIVTGWSPGSGHTNIMRAVTVL
- the LOC127975300 gene encoding pyruvate kinase PKM isoform X2, which gives rise to MGARIRRYSDVMALPDSFIQKQQLDASMADTFLEHLCLLDIDQEPITARNTSIICTIGPASRSVTKLQEMVKAGMEIARLNFSHGSHEYHGETIRNIRKAVETLTSDPLYYRPVAIALDTKGPEIRTGLVKGSADAEVVLDRGATVRLVTAEVDRDKTDGSVIWMDYPSLPRVLKKGSRVFIDDGLLALKVLEIGETWVEARVENGGILGSRKGVNLPGAELVNLPAVSDRDRSDLLFGVQQDVDIIFASFIRSAEDVRAVREALGARGQNIKIISKVESRQGVQNFEEILKESDGIMVARGDLGIEIPAEKVFIAQKMMIGRCNSAGKPVICATQMLESMVHHTRPTRAESSDVANAVLDGADCVMLSGETAKGHFPVEAVAMMHSICREAEAAIFHQQLFEELRRLTPLSSDPTEVTAIGAVESSFKCCAGAIITLTTSGRSAHLLSRYRPRCPIIAVTRNVQVARQSQLLRGVFPALFRAPPADVWADDVDNRVTFAMDIGKARGFFSAGDMVIIVTGWSPGSGHTNIMRAVTVL
- the LOC127975300 gene encoding pyruvate kinase PKM isoform X3, giving the protein MALPDSFIQKQQLDASMADTFLEHLCLLDIDQEPITARNTSIICTIGPASRSVTKLQEMVKAGMEIARLNFSHGSHEYHGETIRNIRKAVETLTSDPLYYRPVAIALDTKGPEIRTGLVKGSADAEVVLDRGATVRLVTAEVDRDKTDGSVIWMDYPSLPRVLKKGSRVFIDDGLLALKVLEIGETWVEARVENGGILGSRKGVNLPGAELVNLPAVSDRDRSDLLFGVQQDVDIIFASFIRSAEDVRAVREALGARGQNIKIISKVESRQGVQNFEEILKESDGIMVARGDLGIEIPAEKVFIAQKMMIGRCNSAGKPVICATQMLESMVHHTRPTRAESSDVANAVLDGADCVMLSGETAKGHFPVEAVAMMHSICREAEAAIFHQQLFEELRRLTPLSSDPTEVTAIGAVESSFKCCAGAIITLTTSGRSAHLLSRYRPRCPIIAVTRNVQVARQSQLLRGVFPALFRAPPADVWADDVDNRVTFAMDIGKARGFFSAGDMVIIVTGWSPGSGHTNIMRAVTVL